The DNA sequence cctgaaatgaagtgattgttttaaaaaaaaaaaaaaaaaaaggctttagttcctcacattcgcaatcttttatctttttattcaacccactgaactaaagtctgcagttcaaccacatcggagttgtttcatttaaaattcattgcggTAATGTAccgaaccaaaattagaaaaaacagttgtccaaatatttatggacttaactgtatgtatttatgcaaGTGCCCATTTAGGTGATTTGCTATCCTTTACATGGCAGTTCCTATAGGAGCCATTTTTTCTGGGATGTGCTTGTTTTGGGTGGTCCAGGTGAAAGTCATCATTGGTAATGCTTCCTGCATACAACCACTAAGCAAGATGGGCAATTGATAAAGAGAAATATTCTGTTTAAGAGTACATAGAGGTTAGGAATAAAGCAGAGTAGTGATCAGCAAAATTTCAGCTGAATACATTGCAGTCAAGGGCTCCtttgttgccaatttcttacaaaaaagttctttaaatGTTCTTATATGGACAGAGAGGAGAGGGGTCAGATATgactggttgatgtggaaggcaaggggtacattaaaattatgtcattttctttgcattttgttttctatCACAGAAGACTGCATggtgaaattgtaaaaaaaaaaaactcatggagAAATTGTAGCACGTACTCAACATTTTTTGGTGCTGGCAAAAAAGCAATTTTCACCACAAATATGTATAAAGTTCTGGTGGTTCCTCTATTGATCATACATACATCTATTAACCGTGCACCCACAAAAAAGTAAGGATGGGGacccttttcattttatataaaaaaaaatatatatatatatatctttccagCTTGAACCGTATACACCAGTCTCTAACTATCTGAAGATGTATAATATGTATGGCTTGATACtctttatttgcatatttcaCTCACTGGTTTCACTTACTTCATCACTTTATGCATTAACTGGCATTAATTGACACCAACAGGGCAACACTTTTATCtgtaaataatattcttttttctttagtaGCACAATTtctttcaggctttttgggattCTAACAATGAGGGTTTACAAACTATTCTTAGCTTTACACTGACGGGTTAACGACAAAATCAATAGGCAGGTTACATTAGATAATATATCCCTTATTTCTTTATATTGAAAATTAGACCGCTTATGAATATCTTATCCACTGCACCTGCATCTCAGCAAAGATGGATTACTATTTAGTTATCGTTATTGTGGGGTTACTGAAACAGACCTTTGATCTTTACTCAAATGTAGGTATTTGTAACATTAGTAACATTTTAGACTGTGTATCACagagtgttttatatatatatatatatatattttttttttttttttttgcactccttcattttggtgaaataaatcaatgtgctttattcacaaattcatctccaacgtttcggtcccagagaggaccaagacgttggagatgaatttgtgaataaagcacattgatttatttcaccaaaatgaaggagtgcgggtccatttactgaaatgtattacGAAGTCTTGACCAATGCACCACCATCTATACTTTAAATCCGGAAAGAGTGCGCTCACTgtactgacattatatatataatttttttcagggcCCTAAGGTGGGCCGAAGTGTTGGATATAtaatatgtacacaataaaagaaatgtgattCTTTTCATGGCATTGGAGTGTGGGTTcttgtgaatatttttaaatgtttgttgacCCTGCAACCACATTAGTTTTGAAAAATTCTGGACCAGGGTGCAGCTGTTCCAGCTGTTCCTGGGTtcagtgcacccaggaacttttcacGAAGTACATATACAGAGTTCCCGTCtttgcaaaatcaaaaaaaaaattgcaagaagAGCATGACTTTGTCACATCTGCTTGCTGAATAAGACaaataatagaataaataaaatacactttggcTTTAGATAATGATCATTATTACTTTTATTGCCTGTGAGCAAAAAAAATGCTATATACCAAGGACATCAGTCATCATAAGGCACAACAAAGATTACTCTTACCAACAGATAACACTGGTTGGCCAATATTAGGACACAGAACAAACAGCGGGTGTTATTGGAATGGCACAAAGAGTCAAACAGCACaatagaataacattttcagttttaaaagaGTTTGATCATTTAACAATGTTACATTATGTATTATAGGAAAAGGACAGAACATTGTTCAACAGTGGTTAGATGGGATATGAAATTCCACCATCCTCTATAAAGCAACTGCTGTTGCaatacagctcccagaatccccagcTAACAGAAGACTTCTgtgtgttgtagttcagctgcaCTTCAGACACTCCTATTGTACATGCTAATTCTGCTTGTCACCTAAATCATTGTAAGGTGATGTGCATGTGCACTGCTGGTATGGATCAAACCCATCTGGCTATACGCACTTCTAATACGTATACAATTTAAACTTTTGCCACCCCACCTAAATATAAACTACAACTTCCACTAACCTCTGCTGGCTCATGATGATGAAAGCTGtgctaaaaggggtggttcaccttcatgttaacttttagtatgttattgaatgggcagttctaagcaacttttaattggtctatttttttaattatttgcctttttccaactttctctttccagctttcaaatggaggtcaccgaccccatcagaaaaaaacaaatgctctgtaaggctacaaatgtattgtcattgttactttttattactcatctttctatttaagcctctcctattcatattcaagtctcttattccaatcaatacatggttgtgaaagtaatttggaccatagcaaccagattgctgaaacagcaaactggagagctgctgaataaaaagctaactaactaaaaaaacacaaataataaaaaattaaaaccaattataacttgtctcagaatgtcactactacatctacatcatactaaaagttaattcaaaggtgaacatccccattAAAGATGGAGGGTCTCTTGTGTGACATCCCTGGCCTAGAAGACATGGATGAAGTTAACATGAAGCCCAAGCAATATTATTTCCAGTGTGTGTTtgatggtataaaaaaaaaacaaaaaagaaacactgcaaaCATTGCTTATGGGAAGAATCCACACACCTTTTTAAAATCATACTGCCTTCATGTGCTTATAAAAAGGGCAGAAAAATATGTGTTAAAACTGACCCCTGCAGTACCACTATTTCTACTGGAAGTATATGTCACAGATATGTATCCATCAGCATGACTTTTCATTGTTGTATGTAACATGGAGGTTTGTCAGAGATTTCACATATTGTGGGAAGGtggacatttttgaaaatcaatgGGCCATTAGAGATCGCTGTTGCTTTACTAGAGGGGGCTCTGAACTAGAGGGGACCCAGTGGGTTTCCTGACTGAAATGTGAGCAACTACAGGCTGCCGGTGATTCCTACAAACTACAACAAGGAAAGGTATGTGGGAATTACAGGTATTTTGTTTGCAGCAAAGAAACGGAAACCTTGGTGTTCATCCTTTCAACAACTGCaatcaaattttaatattttaaccaagattggaaatacattttttttttttaaaaaactgtctttttttaaattttaaaggagaaggaaagctatggaggcattttattgccaatagattagctgcaatagtgcaagctagaatgctatatttattctgtagaatgttttaccatacctgagtaaaaagctctagaaactctcttgtttgtttaggataggagctgcagtattaacatggtgtgacatcacttcctgcctgagtctctccctgctctgggctcagattacagcagagaagggtggggggcggggaaaggagcaaactgagcatgctcttgcccagggcaatgaggtttaagctgaaggcaggaagtctgatacagaagcccatgtgtacacaatagaaggaaagaaatgcagtgtttcttttgacaggggactcagagcagcactactttgggggtttactggtatatttagatggacctttctgataaggcttacttagttttaacctttccttctcctttaaattacattttaaatacattttatatttgacaGCCCATAATGTTCGTCATATCCGACTACTAGAACAATGGAAATGGCAAAATTTAGATGGCAATAGGAGAGGGACAGTCTGCAACAAGCTACAACAAAAACATAGACTGCAGGCTGCCATGGCTTTGCCAGCTTGTTGTTCAGTATCACCTCTCATTCCTAGCAAAATGATGGTAGTGACCAGTCATTTAGGGTGGTCTCCAGAGATTTTTTATTTCCCAGTAGTGCCACGTGGGAAGTAGGAACTACATATTGGGTACCACCTTATACCACAGGtagaatttatttgccaatgtTTCTAGTTCTAGTAGACGTCAGAAAATTCTTGCATAAGATTTTGTCTTTTGTCTGAGAACAGTGGAGGATGAACTGCCCCTCTTCACCTGTTATCACTTTGAATAAGGGAGCAACTCCACAGTGCGTCTCAAGCCGACATGTCGCCATGCGGCGAAACGCATGCAACGTTTctgatgttctgaagatacaggaagtgaaagaGAAATTGCAGGTAAGAACGACATTTATCAGACAGTCGCAAGCCGACAATTATGCGTTTCGTCGCATGCCGACGTGTCGGCTCAAAAACGTACCATGAAGTTCCTCCCTAATGGAAAGCACCCATCTGTGTCATGCAGCAATGGGGTCACCCTTAACTCGAAATGCTGAGGACCCTCCATATGCTTTCAATAATGCACTTGTGGATCGATGGCAGACACATGAAGGCAGAAGCAGATAAGCAGATAAGTTGCCTCGTGTGCCACAGGCCTAACTACCGcctgatggtattcatcccagggtaattagcgagcttagttctgtgattgccaaacctctttacttaatttttcaggattcattgagatctggcataatgccgagagactggcgaattgctaatgtggtgcctctattcaaaaaaggatcccgttctcagcctcaaaactataggccagttagtctgacgtcagtattaggaaagcttttcgaagggttaataaaggataagatactggacttcatagcaaatcataatactatgagtttgtgccagcatggttttatgcgtaatagatcttgccagactaacttaatttctttttacgagaatgtaagtagagacctcgattctgggatggcagtggatgtgatttacttagactttgctaaagcatttgatacagtgccacacaaaaggttactggttaaattaaggaatgttggcctggaacatagtatttgtacctggatagagaactggctaaaagatagactacaaagagtggtggtaaatggaacattttctaattggaccaatgttgttagtggagtaccgcagggctctgtactaggtcccttgcttttcaacttgtttattaatgacctggaggtgggcattgaaagtactgtttctatttttgcagatgatactaaattgtgcagaactataggttccatgcaggatgctgccactttgcaaagtgatctgtctaaactggaaaactgggcagcaaactggaaaatgaggttcaacgttgataaatgcaaggtttggcactttggcaaaaataatataaatgcaagttatacactaaatggcaatgtgttgggagtttccttaaatgaaaaggatctaggggtctttgtagataacacgttgtctaattctgggcagtgtcattctgtgactactaaagtaaataaagttctgtcttgcataaaaaagggcattaactcaagggatgaaaacataattatgcctctttataggtctctggtaaggcctcatctggagtatgcagttcagttttggactccagtccttaagagggatataaatgagctggagagagtgcagagacgtgcaactaaattggttagagggacggaagacttaaattatgagggtagactgtcaaggttggggttgttttctctggaaaaaaggcgcttgcgaggggacatgattacactttacaagtacattagaggacattatagacaaatggcaggggacctttttacccataaagtggatcaccgtaccagaggccacccctttagactagaagaaaagaactttcatttgaagcaacgtagggggttcttcacagtcaggacagtgaggttgtggaatgcactgccgggtgatgttgtgatggctgattcagttaatgcctttaagaatggcttggatgattttttggacagacataatatcaaaggctattgtgatactaaactctatagttagtataggtatgggtaaatagaagtttaattaaaagtagggaggggtgtgtgtatggatgctgggttttcatttggaggggttgaacttgatggactttgtcttttttcaacccaatttaactatgtaacatatgaAACAAGAGAAAATCATCATACCACTGTCTTACTGCTACACCAGAGCTGAAAGACTAGTTTATACAAGTGCCTAGCACCCTACTAGTTACACAAGCAagtttattatctttattatgcCTCACACAATGGATAGTGTTTTTCAGATGCAACAGCTATTGGTTGCTATGCTTTTTCGCCACCATATCTGAAAAGACAGGTACATTGAATATGCCTGTGCACAGAAAATGCACACCATCTTTTTCTGCCCGAAATCCACCGTGTGGGCAGTGACAGGCAGATTGCTCACCTGTTGATGCACACATTGCATTGGTTTCAGCCCATATCTGCCTTTTGTCTGCCAGCATTTTTCTAGTGTAGGGAAAAACAACAGCATAGCTTGCCACAGCTCTTAAGTGAAGATGTGATTGTTTAAAAGATGAACCGTGATAAGACTCATTGCCcatgtaaaaaaaggcactatgtttgcccaggagcagtaacccatagcaaccaataagatgattgcttttaaacaggtgaccagtaaatgctacctgctgattggttgctatgggttactgctactgggcaaacttagtgccttttattacataacccccatagtttAGGAACGAGAACAATAGCGCATCTTGGAGATGAGATTGTTTATAAGGAAAAGGAATCAATCGGCTAACGACTAGCGAATGTACAAATGCCAATCAGGAATTTTATCATCTGCCACAGTTGTTCTATCTCAGTTTGACTATTTATGAccatgagtttttaaagggccagagtatgataaatctagaaattttaattaaaaacttgaatcgagtttggaaaaTTCACCATTCCAATTTGAgagatttgaccataaaaaaatatataattataattttcaattcaacccttaatacatctgcccctaagtgtttccaaGTACAATTTCTGTACATGGAAGGCCAACACAACTGCCTCAGGAAATCTGTCGATCTATCACTTAGGGAGGGAAATAAAATTTCTCTTTCACAAACAACTCTTCAATTCAAGTAGGTTTTTGTTTCCATAAAAACTGCAAACTTTTCCTATAAGGACTTAAATCATAGAAACTATACACAGAACTGAGGGTGATTTCTTGTATGTTTTTGAGGTTTCAAATAATATCCTCAACCCAGCAATAACCATTGGAATAATTGTagtatgtttatgttttttgtcAAGCGTCTGCATAAATAATCTTATTTACAGCAATGAATATACAGTCTTACTAACAAAtagtgcaaataaatacattcttTGGGTCAAACCTCCAGCTCAAACATAAATTTTTCGatgttgcaaaatataatattctagtatattatttatattataggtttttgtttttaatttagagTACTAAGGTTATAATCTCTAGGACAATGCTTCCAAACTCACTTCTAGAAAACTTACTTTAAAGATAagggggaaaaataaaatattataaacttAAAATGGCCGATATTCTCTGCGTTCTTATAGTGCCGCCGATAAAACAGTTGAGTATTGCATTATATGCTATAGCTGCTTACTTGGCAAACCAAAATAAAGCACAGATCTAGCCAGAAATGCCAATTTCGTAGCACGTAAAGATGTACTCAGCCTGATGAAATAACCAGAATGGCACTCTCTTGCTATCTCTTGTTTGCGGACGTATTCACACGTTTACTTGTAGTTAGTGGGACAGGATTTCCACCAGTGCTATTGGTGCTATTATTGGATGATCCGTTCACTACAAAGTAGTCAATTTTGTTCTCTAGCTTTCCAAGCCGCTGTAGAATATCATCCAAAAGGACAGCAATTGTTCTCTTCAAGTCAGCTATGAAGAAAAAGAAGCGAAATAAGGCATTAGAAGAACAGACAAGTACGATATATATTATTCTTTAcaatattcagtattttttttttttcaaaaacgcatcagttaatagtgctgctccagcagaattctgcactgaaatccgtttctcaaaagagcaaacagatttcaaaattaaatataaaaaaatctgacaacgggctagacatattggcagtttcccagctgccccagtcatgtgacttgtggtctgataaacttcagtgacttgttactgctgtaatgcaagttggagtgatattacccccctccctttccccccagcagccgaacaagaGAACatggggaaggtaaccagatagcagctccctaacacaagataacacctgcctggtagatctaagaacagcactcaatagtaaaatccaggtcccactgcgacatattcagttacattgagtaggtaaaataacagcctgccagaaagcagttccatcctaaagtgaccAGGCTAAaaaacctgagatggctgcttaaacaacgatattacaactaaaaaaagaaaaaaatacacttgctggttcagtaatcaacttttatattgtagagttaattatttgaaGTGTACAATATTTGTATAATGCTTTATCAGTTGGGCAGGTCGTCTGCATACTTTACTTTAACCTGGCACTCAAGTTGTGTGTGAGGGTGAGTTTCTGCAAACACTTCACTGCATGCAAGCCAGACCGTAGTTAAGAGCGCAGATGAAATAAAAGATGTGTTCTAACAGCTTAGTTATGAGAACACTTTCTTTTAATCCTAAGAGGATAAAAACAGAAATAGCAAAGGCACTGTGGGCTCCAGCAAACATACTTTGGCTATGATGCAAGACTTATTTAAAGAAAGAACTAGTATCTAATCACATTTATATCCTTGTAAAGAAGCAATAGCCTCAGGGTACTAAGAATATGTTATACTAGGCCTCGAGCAAATAGTGAATATATTACAGTTGTAAAGTAGCCCTATAAATGTATGAAAAGGAAACAAGCCGTCAAAATCATCACTGCATAatgttaaataagaaaatatacgCTGACCTACAGCAGTGGTACCCAAACTGCGTGGTTGGCCCTCCTTGGAggtcccagcttgaaggtcaggtAAAATTCGGGTACGGTAGTATTCCTAGATACTGCCAGATACTTAGCTTGGCTGAATTTAGGGATGTAGGCTTGTGTGCTGATCTAGTCATTCTTGTTAACTATGGATGAATGGCTCACAGAATGTTTTCTTATATctgtattttgtcatgggaaaataaatgggaatgcaccaaatccactattataagattcagtcgaatcctgaaccccttgtgaaagattctgccgaatcctgaattgaatcctaaccctaatttgcatatgtaaattagggggggaaagagaaccacatgTGCAGTGAGTGGGTGAAGAATTTTtgaaaagtcacaattttttgggttcagatttggtttggccaggcacttggattcagccaaattctgctgaaaagggccaaatcttggccgaatcccaaactgaaaccTGGATAAAAAGGGTCCAGACCAACTGTTGAACCGCAAAGGGGGGTTTACACCAAAACAGACTGAAAACCGAAGACTTAAAGGGCaaaataccaatttttttttagcatttagcGATTAGCgtttaaacataattaaaacaataaacaaaaagtaaGTACCAGACAGTGAAAAGTAAAGTACTTTAGTTTTCCACTTTCCTGGTTCTTTGGAGAAACTGTGGGATGAAGAGAGTTAAAAGACTagtaaccaattttttttttttttttttaaaaattcattagtatggAACGAAAAAATGAAACCACATGGACAAATTAAATTGCTACAGGTAGGACTACACGAACGATTTtggcacgatccgacgcgctgcgacaaaactcgtgacaaaaataaggtaagagatagaattgttgcatggtgtcgcaACGCTGATACgaagcgacacgactgttggatctCTTAATGACCTCTACCCTATCCAGTAGTTGTGTGACACATATAACAGCTGTGATtacacagagctcattatctcttaATTAAACAAACTCGCCTGATTACAGAGGCAACAATGGAAGGTAGAACGGGTAACACATCAATGACCTTTTGCGCgttaaaatagaaaatatgaattatttaactAAATCCACCCATGTTTTTGTTTGCATAAtgatacaaaatgtaattaaaagcatTTTGTCAATATACAATAATTGATTTTAAGGCTATTTGTAATTGCATTAGAAAGAAATATGTTTATCCTTTTCTCTTCTTTAGTTCTAtctcttgaaacaatatagcagaggtaagttctcctccaggtcttaTAACAGATACTACTTCCAAGAACCATTACGTTTGCAAACAGCTGGAAAAGAGatgaaatgttttcaataaatatacAAGTATATTGGAACTTTGCTTAGATTTGCAGTTTCTAAACACTAACAatttaataactataataattacATCACTGTATACATGAGAAATACGAATAGGTTTGCTTTATAGCTTACCATATCCTGCCATGGAGCCTCCATTTCCACCATTCATTAGATCTTTGTTCTCCTCAGCCAAAG is a window from the Xenopus laevis strain J_2021 chromosome 6L, Xenopus_laevis_v10.1, whole genome shotgun sequence genome containing:
- the LOC121394555 gene encoding coiled-coil domain-containing protein 126-like — its product is MILTFSRKSVSQKLSILLLAFGFVWGLMLLRYTFQYPRHQSSEELRDEILDLSRRYVKALAEENKDLMNGGNGGSMAGYADLKRTIAVLLDDILQRLGKLENKIDYFVVNGSSNNSTNSTGGNPVPLTTSKRVNTSANKR